In Leptospira sp. WS58.C1, a single genomic region encodes these proteins:
- a CDS encoding S1C family serine protease, giving the protein MVLLSNTSAHFISSLGQNTHPKDTSELHEAEILDAYSKSVIQAVDSVGPSVVHLQVTNKNGEGGSGSGFFLTPDGFIATNSHVVDGAVRIKAKLSDGSSKEAELVGNDPHTDLAVLKVHGGLFPHSGFTDSKKLKVGQLVVAIGNPYGFESTVTAGVVSALGRTLRSRNGRLIDNVIQTDAALNPGNSGGPLVDFQGRVVGINTAIILPAQGICFAVASNTAEYVVTRLITSGAVKRGYLGIAGQNQKIPTFTKNLNKVGSESGILVLSLEKGSPADRAGIRNGDLIIGLDDKEIQTIDDLHKILDETSIGKKLGIRLLREGSIRSFFIEPGELK; this is encoded by the coding sequence ATGGTTCTACTTTCAAATACAAGCGCGCATTTTATCTCTTCTCTCGGTCAAAATACTCATCCTAAAGATACATCCGAACTCCACGAGGCGGAAATTTTAGACGCGTATTCCAAATCTGTTATACAAGCCGTGGATTCGGTAGGCCCAAGTGTGGTCCATCTACAAGTTACGAACAAAAATGGAGAAGGAGGAAGCGGCTCCGGATTTTTTCTCACACCTGACGGATTTATCGCAACCAATAGCCATGTGGTGGATGGCGCGGTTAGAATTAAAGCGAAACTCTCCGACGGTTCCAGTAAGGAAGCGGAACTTGTAGGGAACGATCCGCATACGGACCTTGCCGTCTTGAAAGTGCATGGAGGATTATTCCCTCACTCCGGTTTTACGGATTCCAAAAAACTGAAAGTAGGACAATTGGTAGTGGCGATCGGAAATCCATACGGTTTCGAATCCACAGTCACAGCGGGAGTGGTAAGCGCCTTAGGAAGAACATTAAGATCTCGTAATGGACGTCTGATTGACAATGTGATCCAAACGGACGCCGCCTTAAATCCGGGCAATTCGGGAGGACCATTAGTGGACTTCCAGGGTAGAGTTGTGGGGATAAACACAGCGATCATTCTGCCTGCCCAAGGTATATGTTTCGCAGTAGCCTCGAACACGGCAGAATATGTGGTCACTCGTCTGATTACAAGCGGAGCAGTCAAAAGAGGATATTTAGGGATTGCAGGCCAAAACCAAAAGATCCCAACATTCACCAAAAATCTCAACAAGGTCGGGTCAGAATCCGGGATCTTAGTCTTATCTTTGGAAAAGGGATCCCCAGCGGACCGTGCCGGGATACGTAACGGAGATCTAATCATCGGTTTGGATGATAAGGAGATTCAAACGATAGACGATCTTCATAAGATCTTGGATGAGACCTCTATCGGCAAAAAATTAGGAATTCGTTTATTAAGAGAAGGTTCTATTAGGAGTTTTTTCATCGAACCCGGAGAATTAAAATAG
- a CDS encoding putative quinol monooxygenase produces MIVTVSSYKILPERIQEFLEISSELSRESLKENGVLRFDLLQNDGDEGRFLIIEAYESESKRKSHLETPHFVNWRRTVPEMFSQGTTTVYYKPLSPKPEDWKK; encoded by the coding sequence ATGATCGTTACAGTCTCTTCTTACAAAATACTTCCGGAAAGGATCCAAGAATTTCTGGAGATCAGCAGCGAACTTTCCCGGGAATCTCTCAAAGAGAACGGTGTTCTTAGATTCGATCTGCTACAGAACGATGGAGACGAAGGCAGATTTCTGATCATAGAAGCTTATGAAAGCGAATCCAAACGTAAGTCTCATCTAGAAACCCCGCATTTCGTGAATTGGAGAAGGACTGTGCCGGAAATGTTTTCCCAAGGAACTACTACCGTTTATTATAAACCGCTATCTCCTAAACCGGAAGATTGGAAAAAATAA
- a CDS encoding NAD(P)H-dependent flavin oxidoreductase: protein MKIKTPVTEMLGIDLPIIGAPMFLVSYPDLVVAVSEAGGLGTFPSQNYRTLEELRRGLEDIRSRTKKPIGVNLILHKAHNPNWAKHLEILLEFKVELIITSLGSPRSIINEAKSVGTKVFCDVTTLKHANIVAKSGADALVAVAQGAGGHAGNISPFSLFPYLKKEIGLPVIAAGAISGGAQMAAAMSLGADAVYIGTRLIATKEAAASQEYKEMIVQSAPEEIVYTEKISGIPANWLKRSVEKAGDNFHNEGSTDIDQEFKRWRDIWSAGHGVAQIDSILPAGDVVKGMAAEYVDIVNKLPRPV, encoded by the coding sequence ATGAAAATAAAAACTCCCGTAACGGAGATGCTTGGAATCGATCTGCCCATCATCGGGGCTCCCATGTTTCTCGTTTCATACCCTGATCTAGTCGTCGCAGTTTCCGAAGCCGGAGGCCTTGGAACATTTCCCTCCCAAAACTATCGAACCTTAGAGGAATTAAGAAGAGGTTTGGAAGATATCCGATCCAGGACCAAAAAACCGATAGGGGTGAACTTAATTTTACATAAGGCTCATAACCCTAACTGGGCGAAACACTTGGAAATACTTTTAGAATTCAAAGTAGAATTGATCATCACCAGTTTGGGGAGTCCTCGTTCCATTATCAATGAGGCAAAATCGGTGGGTACAAAAGTTTTCTGTGACGTAACTACATTAAAACATGCGAATATAGTTGCTAAGTCCGGAGCGGACGCTCTGGTAGCGGTTGCTCAAGGTGCGGGCGGACATGCCGGAAATATTTCTCCTTTTTCTCTTTTTCCTTATTTAAAAAAAGAGATCGGTCTTCCAGTTATTGCGGCAGGTGCGATCAGTGGTGGAGCACAAATGGCGGCAGCTATGTCCTTAGGTGCGGACGCGGTCTATATAGGAACGAGGCTTATTGCCACTAAGGAAGCAGCAGCTTCTCAAGAATACAAAGAGATGATCGTTCAATCAGCGCCGGAGGAGATCGTTTATACCGAAAAAATTTCCGGAATCCCTGCAAACTGGCTCAAACGTTCCGTTGAAAAGGCCGGAGATAATTTCCATAACGAAGGAAGTACGGATATAGACCAGGAATTCAAACGTTGGAGAGATATTTGGTCTGCAGGTCATGGAGTGGCACAGATTGATTCCATACTTCCTGCCGGTGACGTAGTAAAAGGTATGGCCGCAGAATACGTGGATATCGTAAATAAACTGCCAAGACCGGTTTAA
- a CDS encoding MXAN_6521/LA_1396 family lipoprotein: MRSKFLLLFLISISFVNCAVKQIRISPNFQPSLDKFKRLTVAIDSSSKVNQVEAILVKSMAEQELAHHKEFIVYPDPSSKNQNCKSPIGKSQGVLTLRLEETLKGTTPSFFVWLNPAIFGPSSEGIRISIEAQIQKCDTKEILWEGYASSSYFMGGDEETTLRTSYEKKFGTSVGPKVLPYYDILKLLLDKIESPVLNEAEQDEKIEVESGS; the protein is encoded by the coding sequence ATGAGATCTAAATTTCTTCTTCTATTCTTAATTTCTATTTCTTTTGTAAATTGCGCCGTAAAACAAATTAGGATTTCCCCGAATTTCCAACCTTCATTGGACAAATTCAAAAGACTAACTGTGGCGATAGATTCCAGCTCTAAGGTAAACCAGGTCGAGGCAATTCTAGTAAAATCCATGGCGGAACAGGAATTGGCTCACCATAAAGAATTTATCGTTTATCCTGACCCATCCAGCAAAAACCAAAATTGTAAATCTCCGATAGGTAAATCACAAGGAGTTCTTACACTCAGACTGGAAGAAACCTTAAAAGGGACCACACCGTCTTTTTTCGTTTGGTTGAATCCTGCGATATTCGGTCCTTCATCGGAAGGGATCAGAATTTCCATTGAAGCCCAAATTCAAAAATGTGACACAAAGGAAATCCTCTGGGAAGGGTATGCTTCTTCTTCTTATTTTATGGGAGGAGATGAAGAAACCACACTTAGAACCAGTTATGAAAAAAAATTCGGAACATCAGTCGGTCCTAAAGTTTTACCATATTACGATATTCTAAAGTTACTGTTGGATAAGATCGAAAGCCCGGTTTTAAACGAAGCGGAACAAGACGAAAAAATAGAAGTAGAATCTGGTTCTTAA
- a CDS encoding efflux RND transporter permease subunit has product MRKFLSKATELVLTKPAASSAILFFFLVISALLATRLSINSDNLQLLPSDNPSVVQTKRVIEMIGGSGFYTVALKFQDDKGMTEHLTKAFQAKRNGDPETQKKELELADEAKRKNIAYYKAKEIALKKASDKLAKEVLKDKELVRYVSYRYNVSFLQDRLPLFLKTEDLKEIRKRVKRKIDEEIEKANPFFIKLTDEEYNPDFTDIISKYQKLAKRDIFDEYNISPDKGMLIVLIKPTGSFVDIEFLEKIDKKVQGLVKTLGIEQEGIYAGYTGAYKLNQDDYETLVRALKPIGIASLLGIGLLLLLFFRNPIFIMILLFSLLSGLLMTFGLTGLVIGQLNSITSIIGSILMGLGIDYGIQFLYRFREEFTKKQDIVRAIKDTIYHTGIASFSSALTTTSAFVVLSFSEFRGFSEFGIIATYGIVLIAIAMYGVTALQIALLLKWFPSLSKAFLLNEAQQTPSGLLRKFYSRPGILSICVLVLVLLFGVFAPKVQFDVNGRNLLVENLESVNLYDEIADRFDISSDPQAIVVKTLEESEAVFDYLNPVPESIAGSVDQVVSLWNFVPPYSQQLENRKVLDQLAKDMKPVKASFLKPEQRKYLPRAKLFLSVKPYDYTAIPDYFSSQFKEVASSKEKGHLLFLYPKVALWHGGKLLEFFAAVGRLEVPKISRRTLNAILYSTGTLKESEIDPVKENYSPSETKTLLNALNTYSKEKLLSIKILPGTVDTILEHRPYKDIAQARSYKFQTDTAGSLMLFAQLILIVKREGITAFFITLVLVIIVLILFYRAFLPAILSLIPLLLGILVTVGVMSIIDLKLNFMNVLVFPVIIGYGIQNGIYIYYRFREDHDIVKAMAMVGPAVIASTLTTLVGWSALLLADQRGLHSIGKVATIGIGACLLIALTLLPAILELAYRSRKQEESEAVPLGLGPEEDEPETVSEFVMEELSPKPKIQKTAKKKTTSKKKTGKKK; this is encoded by the coding sequence ATGAGAAAATTTCTATCTAAAGCGACCGAGTTGGTTTTGACCAAACCGGCCGCTTCTTCCGCTATCCTATTTTTTTTCCTGGTTATCTCCGCACTTTTAGCCACTAGGCTTTCGATAAACAGCGATAACCTACAACTTCTTCCTTCCGATAACCCTTCCGTTGTCCAAACAAAACGTGTGATCGAAATGATCGGGGGAAGCGGTTTTTATACCGTAGCTCTCAAATTCCAAGACGACAAGGGAATGACGGAACATCTTACAAAGGCATTCCAAGCCAAACGTAACGGTGATCCTGAAACCCAAAAGAAAGAATTGGAACTGGCTGACGAAGCAAAACGTAAGAACATCGCCTATTATAAAGCCAAAGAAATCGCGCTCAAAAAAGCATCCGACAAACTTGCAAAGGAAGTTTTAAAGGACAAAGAACTGGTGCGTTATGTTTCGTATCGATATAATGTTTCCTTTTTGCAGGACAGGCTTCCTTTATTCCTAAAAACGGAAGATCTAAAGGAGATCCGCAAAAGAGTAAAAAGAAAGATCGACGAAGAGATAGAAAAGGCAAATCCGTTCTTCATCAAGCTTACCGACGAAGAATATAATCCGGACTTCACCGATATTATTTCCAAATATCAAAAACTGGCCAAAAGAGATATATTCGACGAATATAATATTTCCCCCGATAAGGGAATGCTCATCGTTCTTATCAAACCTACCGGTTCTTTCGTAGACATTGAGTTCCTCGAAAAAATAGATAAAAAAGTCCAAGGTTTAGTAAAAACCCTAGGAATAGAACAAGAAGGAATTTACGCAGGTTATACGGGAGCTTATAAACTCAACCAAGACGATTACGAGACCTTAGTCAGAGCATTAAAACCGATCGGGATCGCCTCTTTATTAGGAATAGGACTTCTACTTTTATTATTTTTCCGTAATCCGATCTTTATAATGATCCTATTATTCTCTCTACTCAGCGGATTACTCATGACATTCGGACTAACGGGGCTCGTAATCGGTCAGCTGAACAGTATCACGAGTATTATCGGTTCAATCCTAATGGGGCTCGGGATCGACTATGGGATCCAATTTTTATACAGGTTCAGGGAAGAATTTACTAAAAAGCAGGATATCGTACGAGCGATCAAAGATACGATCTATCATACGGGGATTGCTTCCTTTAGTTCCGCATTAACCACTACTTCCGCGTTCGTGGTCCTTTCCTTTTCGGAATTTAGGGGATTCAGCGAATTCGGAATTATCGCAACTTATGGGATCGTTCTGATCGCGATCGCGATGTACGGAGTGACTGCGCTACAGATCGCATTACTTTTAAAGTGGTTCCCTTCTCTTTCCAAGGCATTTCTATTAAACGAGGCGCAACAGACTCCTTCCGGTCTATTAAGGAAATTTTATTCTAGACCTGGGATATTATCCATTTGCGTTTTAGTCTTAGTACTATTGTTCGGGGTTTTTGCCCCAAAAGTACAATTCGACGTGAACGGAAGGAACCTTTTAGTAGAAAATTTAGAATCCGTAAACTTATATGATGAGATCGCGGACCGTTTCGATATTTCCTCGGATCCTCAGGCAATCGTTGTAAAAACTTTAGAAGAATCGGAAGCAGTATTCGATTATCTAAATCCAGTCCCCGAATCGATTGCGGGCTCCGTAGATCAGGTGGTTTCTCTCTGGAATTTTGTCCCACCTTACTCTCAACAATTAGAAAACCGTAAAGTTTTGGACCAACTTGCAAAAGATATGAAGCCCGTAAAAGCTTCTTTCTTAAAGCCGGAGCAGAGAAAATATTTGCCTAGAGCAAAATTATTCTTATCCGTCAAACCTTACGATTATACCGCTATACCCGATTACTTCTCCTCTCAATTCAAGGAAGTGGCAAGTTCCAAAGAAAAAGGACATCTATTATTTCTCTATCCTAAAGTAGCCTTATGGCATGGCGGAAAATTATTGGAGTTCTTTGCAGCAGTAGGAAGATTAGAAGTCCCGAAAATTTCCAGAAGGACATTAAATGCGATCCTTTACTCCACAGGGACATTAAAAGAATCCGAAATCGATCCGGTGAAAGAAAATTATTCTCCTTCGGAAACTAAAACTCTATTGAACGCTTTGAATACGTATTCAAAGGAAAAACTTCTCTCCATCAAGATCCTCCCTGGGACCGTGGACACCATCTTGGAGCATAGACCTTATAAGGATATTGCCCAAGCCAGATCCTACAAATTCCAAACGGATACGGCGGGAAGTTTGATGTTATTTGCTCAACTTATTCTGATCGTAAAAAGAGAAGGAATTACCGCATTTTTCATCACTTTGGTATTGGTAATCATCGTTCTGATACTATTCTACAGGGCGTTCTTACCCGCGATACTTTCTTTAATCCCTCTTTTATTAGGGATATTGGTCACCGTAGGCGTCATGTCGATCATAGACCTTAAATTAAATTTTATGAATGTTTTAGTGTTCCCGGTCATCATAGGATACGGGATACAGAACGGGATCTATATATATTATAGATTTAGGGAAGACCATGATATAGTAAAAGCGATGGCAATGGTTGGACCTGCGGTGATTGCATCAACATTGACCACTTTGGTGGGTTGGAGCGCTCTACTTCTTGCAGACCAGAGAGGACTACATTCCATCGGGAAAGTGGCAACGATCGGTATCGGTGCGTGTTTGCTCATAGCACTCACACTTCTCCCCGCAATTTTGGAATTGGCCTATAGAAGTCGCAAACAAGAAGAATCGGAAGCGGTACCTCTTGGTTTAGGCCCCGAAGAAGATGAACCGGAAACAGTTTCCGAATTCGTAATGGAAGAACTTTCTCCCAAGCCTAAGATCCAAAAAACCGCCAAAAAAAAGACAACTTCCAAAAAGAAAACCGGAAAGAAAAAATGA
- a CDS encoding ABC transporter substrate-binding protein → MKLFQILLFCLLSSGFIHAQDTQTANEPQNTPPEVSAEEQTLSAVKKLIGFIRYKKNDKALALVHVGKFSEKLIGDHKISALERKEFEEAISEYIVNKAFPIALKYFDKIDITYDKPTLNGKQSRIGSSILYKGSDQIKFAWILSEYEGTWYISDFETEGKLATDINRTKNIEPSIKKNGIKGTIALIQKAAKN, encoded by the coding sequence GTGAAACTATTTCAAATTTTATTATTTTGTTTACTTTCCTCGGGTTTTATTCATGCCCAGGATACTCAAACCGCTAACGAGCCCCAAAATACTCCGCCGGAAGTTTCGGCGGAAGAGCAGACGTTATCCGCCGTTAAAAAATTAATAGGCTTTATTCGTTATAAAAAGAACGACAAGGCGTTGGCATTGGTGCATGTCGGGAAATTTTCCGAAAAACTCATCGGAGATCATAAAATTTCCGCATTGGAAAGAAAAGAGTTCGAAGAGGCAATCTCCGAATACATAGTAAACAAGGCATTCCCTATCGCATTAAAATATTTTGATAAGATAGATATTACTTACGACAAACCTACCCTAAACGGTAAACAATCAAGGATCGGTTCTTCTATTCTTTACAAAGGTTCCGATCAGATCAAGTTCGCTTGGATCCTTTCCGAATATGAAGGCACTTGGTATATAAGCGATTTCGAGACAGAAGGTAAACTCGCCACCGATATCAATCGTACTAAAAACATAGAACCGTCTATCAAAAAAAACGGGATCAAGGGTACGATTGCCCTTATACAAAAAGCAGCTAAGAACTGA
- a CDS encoding TIGR04282 family arsenosugar biosynthesis glycosyltransferase, with protein MKGPILNIFLKNPIPGKVKTRLAKNIGEEAALEVYQALVEKTRSACKDLDVPKVLWFDSYLPNPSDLGSWGHSPLLIRKQEGKDLGEKMRNSFLYCFQNGSGPALLIGSDCPELDLLHLKEAFHILDHKDVVLGPAKDGGYYLVGLKADTPELFHGIEWSTETVFARSLEKLQWARKQVGLLPVLSDLDEVQDLEYFESKGILDWKKSGP; from the coding sequence ATGAAAGGACCCATCTTGAATATATTTCTGAAAAACCCAATCCCGGGAAAAGTGAAAACACGCTTGGCAAAGAATATTGGAGAAGAAGCAGCTCTGGAAGTATATCAGGCCTTGGTTGAAAAAACCAGATCCGCTTGCAAAGACCTAGACGTTCCCAAAGTTCTTTGGTTCGATTCTTATCTTCCCAATCCATCCGATCTCGGAAGTTGGGGACATTCACCATTGCTTATCCGTAAACAAGAAGGAAAAGATCTGGGGGAAAAGATGAGAAATTCATTCTTATATTGTTTCCAGAACGGTTCCGGCCCGGCATTACTCATCGGAAGCGATTGTCCGGAACTGGACCTTCTACATCTAAAGGAAGCTTTTCATATTTTAGATCATAAGGATGTGGTCTTAGGCCCGGCAAAAGACGGAGGTTATTATTTGGTAGGACTGAAAGCGGATACTCCCGAACTTTTTCACGGTATAGAATGGAGTACAGAGACCGTCTTTGCGAGAAGTTTGGAAAAACTGCAATGGGCCAGAAAACAGGTGGGACTTCTTCCCGTCCTTTCCGATCTGGACGAAGTCCAAGATTTGGAATATTTCGAATCCAAAGGGATCTTGGACTGGAAAAAGAGCGGTCCCTGA
- a CDS encoding LIC_12337 family protein has product MKLHNRRFILPKVVLALLVFFGITAGFKFNSGAKKEKNHIPFSLNVSLLRPLHATADQWGFVRGSATWARGNSLFMDDVIGSIQSNPGIVFLASQPGGLVQDNFSTTSGTDFTISIKLGGSFTASSTAYTGSKTFSNYLELRNEGTTGTADIALQFYWDDNPRDSSQDGALVRYRLQMLNPSQDGGSSADIESYVYSPDVTAGGFYDTAGFPNQGLVQVYSWDNKLANDTEIGNNATKGRVILEEMDNRTVFCFKTVVRILGAANLVPDFYPNEGFCNNASADNEYYKLAYSQKLTGNLEVTAKSGWEEPASDLTPGDGSLCGTPVSLNYGLFNMNGFVNDFVDSSDIPSNYVQATRVDGLYARIGTSGKSGNSGDDKGVLWDDLRKSTIDALDIVFENSPAL; this is encoded by the coding sequence GTGAAATTACATAATCGTCGTTTTATACTTCCTAAAGTCGTTTTGGCTTTATTGGTTTTTTTCGGGATCACTGCAGGTTTTAAATTTAACTCCGGGGCCAAGAAGGAAAAAAATCATATTCCGTTTTCTTTAAATGTTTCTCTACTTCGACCGTTGCATGCAACTGCGGACCAATGGGGTTTTGTAAGAGGATCTGCGACCTGGGCTCGTGGGAACTCTCTCTTTATGGATGATGTGATTGGTTCCATTCAGTCAAATCCAGGGATTGTTTTTCTTGCAAGCCAGCCTGGCGGACTTGTGCAGGATAATTTTTCCACAACTTCCGGGACAGACTTTACGATCTCTATCAAGTTGGGAGGATCATTTACTGCTTCTTCCACTGCGTATACCGGTTCAAAAACTTTCTCCAATTATTTGGAATTGAGAAACGAGGGAACGACGGGGACTGCAGATATCGCGTTACAATTCTATTGGGATGATAATCCTAGGGATTCTAGCCAAGACGGAGCTCTTGTGAGATACCGTTTGCAAATGTTAAATCCTTCACAAGACGGAGGATCATCTGCCGATATCGAAAGTTATGTATATTCTCCGGATGTAACAGCCGGCGGTTTTTATGATACTGCAGGATTTCCGAACCAGGGACTTGTCCAAGTATATTCGTGGGACAATAAGCTCGCTAACGATACAGAGATAGGAAATAATGCAACAAAAGGAAGAGTGATCCTGGAAGAAATGGACAATCGTACAGTATTCTGCTTCAAGACCGTGGTTAGAATTCTGGGAGCTGCAAACTTGGTTCCAGATTTTTATCCGAATGAAGGATTCTGTAATAATGCTTCTGCTGATAACGAATATTATAAATTAGCTTACAGCCAAAAACTTACAGGTAATCTGGAAGTTACCGCAAAGTCCGGATGGGAAGAACCTGCTTCGGATCTGACTCCTGGAGACGGAAGCCTTTGTGGGACTCCTGTCTCTTTGAATTACGGGCTATTTAATATGAATGGTTTCGTTAATGATTTTGTTGATTCTTCGGATATTCCTTCCAATTACGTCCAGGCTACTCGTGTAGATGGCCTTTATGCAAGGATTGGAACCTCCGGTAAGTCCGGAAATTCAGGAGATGATAAGGGAGTTCTTTGGGACGATTTAAGAAAGTCTACCATTGACGCTTTGGATATAGTATTCGAAAATTCTCCCGCTTTATAA
- a CDS encoding sterol desaturase family protein gives MEKINLITIAIPFFFLLIGLELAFSWYHKRKLYRLNDSINDLSAGIASQIFGIIFKTFTFFAYLWVYENWRIFNLPSWPSEPVSWMPSSEVLGLSASTWAWTIVIAVWISCFVLYDMAYYWLHRLSHEVNFLWAGHVVHHQSEEYNLTVALRQASFHGLFTWIFYIPLAIIGFSPIVMVLNGQLNLIYQFWIHTKAIDKFPKWFEAVFNTPSHHRVHHGINPKYIDRNHGGTLIVFDKWFGTFQAEEETPVYGTVKPLRSFNPLWANVHYWVEMWEQAKQSRRWSDKIKTFLAVPGWRPQDLGGQYPIPEVNEKTFKKYDVSVSKGLTVYAVTWFVLTLVGTFSMLVKVNSIPTGLLYLIFFFSLFSLTTVGGILDLKRWTLYLEPVRITLLVGTAFLLGFSTGTAFIVAGLGAISLAWFLSQRHVFAEWKDIDPAKEIQSKAA, from the coding sequence ATGGAAAAAATAAATCTTATCACAATCGCAATTCCGTTTTTCTTTTTGCTGATCGGGTTAGAGCTCGCATTCTCCTGGTATCATAAAAGAAAACTGTATCGTCTGAACGATTCTATCAACGATCTTAGCGCTGGGATCGCTAGCCAAATTTTCGGGATCATTTTTAAGACGTTCACATTTTTCGCATATCTTTGGGTTTATGAAAATTGGAGAATATTCAATCTTCCTTCTTGGCCAAGCGAACCAGTTTCTTGGATGCCTTCTTCCGAAGTGCTGGGTCTTTCCGCTTCTACTTGGGCTTGGACAATCGTTATAGCAGTTTGGATTAGCTGCTTCGTTCTTTACGATATGGCATATTATTGGCTGCACCGATTGAGTCATGAGGTCAATTTCCTTTGGGCCGGACATGTGGTTCACCACCAAAGCGAAGAATACAATCTGACGGTGGCATTACGTCAGGCAAGCTTTCACGGATTATTTACCTGGATCTTCTATATTCCTCTAGCGATCATAGGATTTTCTCCGATTGTGATGGTCCTGAACGGACAATTAAATTTGATCTATCAATTCTGGATCCACACAAAGGCGATCGATAAATTCCCGAAATGGTTCGAAGCGGTATTCAATACACCTTCCCATCATAGGGTCCATCATGGTATCAATCCTAAGTATATCGACAGGAACCATGGCGGGACATTGATCGTTTTTGATAAATGGTTCGGGACATTCCAAGCAGAAGAAGAAACTCCCGTTTACGGAACCGTCAAACCTCTTCGCAGTTTCAATCCATTATGGGCGAATGTTCATTATTGGGTAGAAATGTGGGAGCAGGCAAAACAAAGCCGTCGTTGGTCCGATAAGATCAAAACATTCTTAGCAGTGCCAGGATGGAGACCTCAGGATCTAGGAGGGCAATATCCTATCCCTGAAGTGAACGAAAAAACATTCAAAAAATATGATGTATCCGTTTCCAAAGGTTTAACGGTATACGCGGTGACTTGGTTCGTTCTCACATTAGTCGGGACATTCTCCATGCTCGTAAAAGTGAATTCCATTCCGACAGGTTTATTATATCTGATCTTCTTCTTCAGTTTATTCTCCTTAACGACTGTAGGAGGGATCTTAGATCTAAAACGTTGGACCCTGTATCTGGAACCGGTCCGGATCACACTTTTAGTAGGAACCGCTTTTCTTTTAGGATTTTCCACCGGAACAGCGTTTATCGTGGCAGGATTGGGCGCAATTTCCCTTGCCTGGTTTCTTTCCCAAAGACATGTTTTTGCAGAATGGAAGGATATAGATCCGGCAAAAGAGATCCAAAGCAAAGCCGCTTGA
- a CDS encoding saccharopine dehydrogenase family protein, translating into MVKSKWMIYGANGYTGELIARRAVSRGLKPVLAGRNRNKIEELANELRLEYRIFDLNDPNEIGSNIQGFQLVLHCAGPFVQTSVPMAKACISKKVHYLDITGEIPVYESLQTLGEEAEKAGVLLLPGVGFDIVPTDCLAASLKKSLSKPKYLELAFVGLSEVSPGTMKSALAQLPYGSKIRKDGKMVGVPHLSRTREVTAGGKTYKVYGIPWGDVFTAYISTGIPNIDVYTDIPSGQVNALRYFKPIISLLKIPFVLRGVQALVGKTIKGPGERTRTLVKTTVWGEVRSEDGKKSTKVLECKEGYEFTVESSLAAVSKVLSGKGGKGFKTPSLAFGSEFVLEIPGSKWKDISN; encoded by the coding sequence ATGGTAAAATCAAAGTGGATGATTTATGGAGCGAACGGTTACACAGGAGAACTGATCGCAAGAAGAGCGGTGTCCCGAGGTTTAAAACCTGTACTTGCTGGAAGAAACCGAAACAAAATAGAAGAGCTGGCAAACGAACTGCGTTTAGAATATAGAATTTTCGATTTAAATGATCCGAACGAGATCGGCTCCAATATCCAAGGATTCCAACTGGTTCTACATTGTGCGGGGCCCTTCGTCCAAACTTCCGTTCCGATGGCAAAGGCATGTATTTCGAAAAAAGTCCATTATTTGGATATTACCGGAGAAATTCCCGTTTACGAATCTCTGCAAACCTTAGGGGAAGAAGCAGAGAAAGCAGGAGTTCTTCTTTTACCCGGTGTAGGTTTTGATATTGTTCCTACCGATTGTCTGGCTGCTTCTCTAAAAAAATCACTTTCAAAACCTAAGTATTTGGAACTTGCATTTGTGGGCTTAAGCGAGGTTTCTCCGGGCACAATGAAAAGTGCACTCGCACAATTGCCTTACGGTTCCAAGATCAGAAAGGACGGAAAAATGGTTGGAGTTCCTCATCTGAGTAGAACTAGAGAAGTAACCGCAGGCGGGAAAACCTATAAAGTGTACGGGATCCCTTGGGGAGATGTATTTACGGCGTATATTTCTACAGGTATCCCGAATATTGATGTGTACACGGATATTCCTTCCGGTCAAGTGAATGCGTTACGCTATTTTAAACCGATTATTTCTTTATTAAAAATTCCTTTCGTATTAAGGGGAGTCCAGGCCTTGGTAGGAAAAACGATCAAAGGCCCTGGAGAAAGGACAAGGACCCTGGTCAAAACGACTGTCTGGGGAGAAGTTCGATCCGAAGATGGAAAAAAATCCACCAAAGTTTTGGAATGTAAAGAAGGTTACGAATTCACAGTGGAATCATCTCTAGCAGCGGTTTCCAAGGTTCTTTCCGGAAAAGGGGGAAAAGGATTTAAGACCCCGAGTCTTGCATTCGGTTCCGAATTCGTTTTGGAAATTCCCGGGTCAAAATGGAAAGATATTTCTAATTGA